In Herpetosiphonaceae bacterium, one genomic interval encodes:
- a CDS encoding cob(I)yrinic acid a,c-diamide adenosyltransferase: MFFTRRGDDGFTDLLGGQRLAKESMRITALGDIDEATSAIGLGRALAQRDDTRAALLHVQKDLYLLMADLATVEGKMAGQQRLADEAVQQLEEIIAGFDTRVSIPREFVAPGDSVAGAALDVARTVVRRAERTITHLCHDGDGANRTMMTYLNRLSSLLFGLARYEDTAQGATPTISKTIQG, from the coding sequence ATGTTTTTTACACGACGTGGCGATGACGGATTTACCGATCTGCTCGGCGGGCAGCGCTTAGCCAAAGAAAGTATGCGCATCACCGCGCTGGGCGACATCGACGAGGCGACATCGGCGATCGGGCTGGGGCGGGCGCTGGCTCAGCGGGACGATACCAGGGCGGCGCTGCTGCACGTGCAGAAAGATCTGTATCTGCTGATGGCGGATCTTGCGACGGTCGAGGGTAAGATGGCCGGGCAGCAGCGCCTCGCCGACGAGGCGGTGCAGCAGCTAGAGGAGATTATCGCGGGCTTCGATACGCGCGTGTCGATCCCCAGGGAGTTTGTCGCACCTGGTGATAGCGTAGCGGGAGCGGCGCTGGATGTTGCTCGCACGGTCGTGCGGCGCGCCGAGCGCACGATCACGCATCTGTGCCACGATGGCGACGGCGCGAACCGCACGATGATGACCTATCTAAACCGGCTGTCGTCGCTGCTGTTTGGCCTGGCGCGCTACGAGGACACGGCGCAGGGCGCGACGCCGACGATCAGCAAGACGATCCAGGGGTAG
- a CDS encoding ABC-2 family transporter protein: protein MRRIAAFGRFVWGYVAANFQGALEYRLSFASQVFAMLLNDIMWLVFWIAYFGKFQLVAGWGRDDIVMLWAVVAAGFGLGTTLCGNVFRLAGMIMRGELDFYLALPKPVLSHALISRMSLTAPGDIAFGLIAFGLIVRPSAVQWLLFLVFMLTTALILVSFGVITQSLAFWLGNAEGLAQQLTNAMISFSTYPTVIFNSAVKWALFTVIPAGFIAYVPVQLLREFSWPLFGGLLAFAVGAVALAGAVFRAGLRRYESGNLVLMRE, encoded by the coding sequence TAGCGGCATTTGGGCGCTTTGTGTGGGGCTACGTCGCTGCCAATTTCCAGGGCGCGCTCGAATATCGGCTTTCGTTCGCCAGCCAGGTCTTCGCGATGCTGCTCAACGACATCATGTGGCTGGTCTTCTGGATCGCCTACTTCGGTAAATTTCAGCTCGTCGCCGGGTGGGGCCGCGATGACATCGTGATGCTGTGGGCGGTCGTCGCGGCGGGCTTTGGCCTGGGCACGACACTGTGCGGCAACGTCTTTCGGCTGGCAGGCATGATCATGCGCGGCGAGCTGGATTTTTACCTGGCGCTGCCCAAGCCGGTGCTGTCGCACGCGCTGATCAGCCGCATGAGCCTGACCGCTCCCGGCGATATTGCGTTTGGGCTGATTGCGTTTGGGCTGATCGTGCGGCCCTCTGCGGTGCAATGGCTGCTCTTTCTGGTCTTTATGCTCACCACGGCGCTAATCCTGGTTTCGTTCGGCGTGATCACGCAGAGTCTCGCCTTCTGGCTGGGGAACGCCGAGGGCCTCGCGCAGCAGTTGACCAACGCGATGATCAGCTTCTCGACCTATCCGACAGTAATCTTCAACAGCGCCGTCAAGTGGGCGCTCTTCACGGTGATCCCGGCGGGCTTTATCGCGTATGTCCCGGTACAACTCTTGCGAGAGTTCTCCTGGCCGCTGTTCGGAGGCTTGCTCGCGTTTGCGGTCGGCGCGGTTGCGCTGGCCGGAGCGGTCTTCCGCGCGGGCCTGCGACGGTATGAGTCGGGGAATCTGGTGCTGATGCGCGAGTAG